The genomic region AGGTCGGCGGCGTAGATCAACCACAGCGAGTACACGGAGCCGATCAGACCGACCAGGAGGTGGATCCGGTTGTCGCGGCGAGAGACAACAGGCCCGGAGTCGTCGAAACGCGTGCCGGCGTGCGGGTGCGTCAGGCCCTTGCCACGGATGGTCAGCAGCACCAGGTAGATGGAGGAGAAGATGTAGGGCAGCAGGTACATGATGGTGGCCAGCTGCACCATGGCGTTGTAGGACGCCGCGGAGAGGAAGAACACCACCACGAAGAACTGGATCGCCAGCGTGGACAGCAGCTGCGCGCGCACCGGCGAGCCGTTTTCGTTGTGGCGGCCCATCGAGCGCGGCAGCAGGCCGTCCTGCGCCATCATCACGATCGGCTCGGCGCACAGCATCTGCCAGGACACGTACGCGCCCAGCACGGACAGGCAGAGTCCGACGGAGATCAGCACGCCGCCCCAGGGGCCAACCACTTCCTCGAGCACCGCGCCCATGGAGTTGTCCGGCAGCGCCGCCAGCTCCTCCTGGCTGAGCACGCCGTAGGAGAGGGTGGACACGGCCATCAGCAGGCCCAGAACTGACAGGAAGCCGATGATGGTGGCCTTGCCTACGTCGCTGCGCACGCGCGCCTGCTTGGAGTACACGGAGGCGCCTTCGATGCCGATGAACACCCACACTGTGTACAGCATGATGCCCTTGAGCTGGTCCGCAAACGGCAGGTTGGAGCCCCAGAAATCCATGGTGAAGCGGTCCCAGGAGAAGCCGAGGAAGGCCACCAGCACGATGAATGCGACGATGGGCACAAGCTTTGCGACGGTCGTGACCGCATTCATCACCGCCGCCTGCTTC from Corynebacterium fournieri harbors:
- a CDS encoding amino acid permease, whose translation is MSKRTVSVWTLVSLIIGSTIGSGIFALPQNIGSVASPGAMLTGWAIAGVGMLSIAFVFQILAVRKPHLDSGVYSYVRAGLGDFIGFTSGMGYWLGSVMAQVGYATLFFNTLGYYFPGFSNRWVLALSVSALSWLIFFGLTRGLKQAAVMNAVTTVAKLVPIVAFIVLVAFLGFSWDRFTMDFWGSNLPFADQLKGIMLYTVWVFIGIEGASVYSKQARVRSDVGKATIIGFLSVLGLLMAVSTLSYGVLSQEELAALPDNSMGAVLEEVVGPWGGVLISVGLCLSVLGAYVSWQMLCAEPIVMMAQDGLLPRSMGRHNENGSPVRAQLLSTLAIQFFVVVFFLSAASYNAMVQLATIMYLLPYIFSSIYLVLLTIRGKGLTHPHAGTRFDDSGPVVSRRDNRIHLLVGLIGSVYSLWLIYAADLVYVLLGALAVVPGMVPYIWNRRRQGEQLFNSFERVVVAIVLIAALVAVAGLATGSLVLE